Proteins encoded within one genomic window of Setaria italica strain Yugu1 chromosome IV, Setaria_italica_v2.0, whole genome shotgun sequence:
- the LOC101757424 gene encoding uncharacterized protein LOC101757424, translating to MAASVEKRLVPMMAFCELPFDGTLDGTTAASSSPASRGGGGPRPRLRQSLELKQAHQNRILSPMAATVEKRLVPMMAFCETPFDGTLDGTTAASSSPTSRGGATSASSSGDAAATRRAMLAAVAKEFPLTSQRREQAQQQRGGAVHGMTVLETIVME from the coding sequence ATGGCGGCGTCGGTGGAGAAGAGGCTCGTGCCCATGATGGCCTTCTGCGAGTTGCCGTTCGACGGCACCCTGGACGGCACCacggccgcgtcgtcgtcgccggcctcgaggggcggcggaggaccCCGCCCGCGGTTGAGACAATCCCTCGAGCTAAAACAAGCGCATCAAAACCGAATCCTCTCCCCGATGGCTGCGACGGTGGAGAAGAGGCTCGTGCCCATGATGGCCTTCTGCGAGACGCCGTTCGACGGCACCCTGGACGGCACCacggccgcgtcgtcgtcgccaacctcgaggggcggcgccacctccgcctcctcctccggcgacgccgcggcgacgAGACGTGCGATGCTGGCGGCAGTCGCCAAGGAGTTCCCGCTCACGTCGCAGCGGCGGGAACAAGCTCAGCAGCAGAGGGGTGGGGCGGTCCATGGCATGACGGTCTTGGAGACCATCGTCATGGAGTGA
- the LOC111257003 gene encoding classical arabinogalactan protein 9-like: protein MNLATTAPELVLVLRPGSGCPVARLPDRSALPPAAPPRAELPRVLRRQPLLPPALRAAPPPASFAPLAAPPPLPSAPWLGLRAGVPADRRPEPPPCADREESRGLKKKKIRSNPEVSPFRKIYSLSLRSSFLLAPVVYG from the exons ATGAACCTtgcgacgacggcgccggagctggtgctggtgctg CGCCCGGGCTCCGGTTGCCCTGTTGCTCGCCTGCCCGACCGCTCCGCCTTGCCTCCTGCTGCGCCACCGCGCGCCGAGCTGCCCCGCGTGCTCCGCCGCCAGCCGCTGTTGCCACCTGCGctgcgcgccgcgccgccgcctgcatcgTTCGCGCCGCTGGCCGCACCACCTCCACTTCCGTCCGCCCCTTGGCTCGGCCTCCGTGCTGGAGTGCCGGCAGACCGCCGGCCAGAGCCACCCCCGTGCGCCGACCGGGAGGAATCGAGAggattgaagaagaagaagataag atctaaccccgaGGTTTCACCTTTTCGCAAGATTTATTCTCTGAGTCTAAGGTCATCTTTCTTGCTAGCCCCTGTAGTCTACGGTTAA
- the LOC101756756 gene encoding protein DECREASED SIZE EXCLUSION LIMIT 1 encodes MASLERPGRRPPPDPVAVLRGHRAAVNDACFHPSLPLLFSGAADGELRAWDTASHRTASSVWAHAGTAGVYSVAAGAGLGNKIISQGRDGTCKCWVIEEAGLSRRPILTVKTSTYHFCKMSLVKSPSFTHSGRSGSNCPTSDVEPQRVAIEENAESHVVNPTEGPQEHGEGITSSGRNMMAIAGQESSQVELWDITSSRKIINLPQSSNANTKDHPTKQKGLCMAVQAFIPYESAGYVNILSSYEDGSTLWWDVRKPGLPLSSVKYHSESALSIAIDGSCNGGISGGADDKVAIFTLDHSKGAFTLRKEIELERPGIASTAIRPDNKIAATAGWDHRIRVYNYSKGNALAVLKYHSDSCNAVTFSSDCKLMASCSTDTTVALWELYPPKS; translated from the exons ATGGCCAGCCTCGAgcggcccggccgccgccctcccccggACCCCGTCGCCGTGCTCCGtggccaccgcgccgccgtcaACGACGCCTGCTtccacccctccctcccgcTTCTCTTCTCCGG CGCGGCCGACGGGGAGCTCAGGGCATGGGACACCGCGAGCCACCGCACCGCCTCCTCGGTCTG GGCTCATGCCGGGACGGCCGGGGTGTACTCGGTGGCTGCTGGTGCCGGACTTGGGAACAAGATCATCAG CCAGGGCAGGGATGGGACATGTAAATGCTGGGTGATTGAAGAAGCTGGCCTCTCACG GAGGCCCATATTAACAGTCAAAACAAGCACATACCATTTCTGCAAGATGTCACTTGTGAAGTCTCCTTCTTTTACACATTCCGGGAGATCGGGCTCAAACTGCCCAACTAGTGATGTAGAGCCACAAAGAGTAGCCATTGAAGAAAATGCAGAATCTCATGTTGTAAATCCTACAGAAGGTCCCCAAGAACATGGAGAAG GCATTACCTCTAGTGGACGAAATATGATGGCAATTGCTGGTCAAGAATCGTCCCAG GTTGAACTTTGGGACATTACAAGTTCAAGGAAGATAATAAACTTGCCCCAATCATCAAATGCTAATACAAAAGATCACCCTACTAAGCAAAAAG GCCTGTGCATGGCTGTGCAAGCTTTCATCCCCTATGAATCTGCAGGCTACGTGAATATTTTGTCAAG TTACGAAGATGGAAGCACTCTTTGGTGGGATGTACGAAAGCCTGGGTTACCTTTATCTTCAGTGAAGTATCATTCAGAATCAG CTTTATCCATTGCCATCGATGGGTCTTGCAATGGTGGAATCTCAGGAGGTGCTGATGATAAAGTAGCCATTTTTACTCTTGATCATTCAAAG GGCGCATTTACTCTTAGGAAAGAAATAGAACTTGAGCGACCGGGTATAGCTAGCACAGCGATTAGGCCAGACAACAAGATCGCTGCAACTGCTGGTTGGGATCACAG GATTCGAGTGTATAACTACAGCAAAGGAAATGCTCTAGCTGTGTTAAAGTATCACAGTGATTCG TGCAACGCGGTGACTTTTTCGTCTGACTGCAAGCTGATGGCTTCCTGCTCGACGGATACCACGGTTGCATTGTGGGAGCTCTATCCCCCGAAATCCTAA
- the LOC101756345 gene encoding histone H3.3, giving the protein MARTKQTARKSTGGKAPRKQLATKAARKSAPTTGGVKKPHRYRPGTVALREIRKYQKSTELLIRKLPFQRLVREIAQDFKTDLRFQSHAVLALQEAAEAYLVGLFEDTNLCAIHAKRVTIMPKDIQLARRIRGERA; this is encoded by the exons ATGGCCCGTACGAAGCAGACCGCCCGCAAGTCCACCGGAGGGAAGGCCCCCCGCAAGCAGCTCGCCACCAAG GCGGCGAGGAAGTCTGCGCCGACGACCGGCGGCGTGAAGAAGCCCCACCGCTACAGGCCTGGTACGGTGGCGCTCCGGGAGATCCGCAAGTACCAGAAGAGCACGGAGCTCCTGATCCGCAAGCTCCCGTTCCAGCGCCTGGTCCGCGAGATCGCGCAGGACTTCAAGACGGACCTCCGGTTCCAGAGCCACGCGGTCCTGGCGCTCCAGGAGGCGGCCGAGGCCTACCTCGTCGGTCTCTTCGAGGACACCAACCTCTGCGCCATCCACGCCAAGCGCGTCACCATCATGCCCAAGGACATCCAGCTCGCCCGCCGCATCCGCGGCGAGCGCGCGTAa